One stretch of Francisella sp. LA112445 DNA includes these proteins:
- a CDS encoding DUF523 and DUF1722 domain-containing protein, whose amino-acid sequence MSKISIGVSSCLVGNNVRYNGGNCHKSYITGVYADYFDYKVVCPEVAAGLGVPRPTLFLVEDIQKNLLAVKTNKTHVDVTDKLKQAVDKLVANLGTVYGFILKAKSPSCGVATARVFDENHGYTGIKADGLFVRALREYDPLLPIEDDGKLTDKTLKDHFLRKVFCYYDLKSVFMNCSSITEMMEYHSRHKILLRMHNNKIKKVLGNMLSEAGGKADLDEIKQKYVELFMQAIASPAKRGAHYMALQNVLREINKKISKSQRQYLQEILNKYKDCKISWDVPVSIIKMYLLELELPYLAKQSYLNPYPEELI is encoded by the coding sequence ATGAGTAAAATATCTATAGGTGTGAGTAGTTGCTTAGTTGGAAATAATGTTCGCTACAATGGAGGTAATTGCCATAAGTCATATATAACTGGAGTCTATGCAGATTATTTTGACTATAAAGTGGTGTGTCCTGAAGTTGCTGCAGGTTTAGGAGTACCAAGACCAACACTATTTTTAGTAGAAGATATTCAAAAGAATTTATTGGCAGTTAAAACAAATAAAACTCATGTTGATGTTACAGATAAGCTTAAGCAAGCTGTTGATAAGTTAGTAGCAAATTTAGGTACTGTTTATGGATTTATTTTAAAAGCTAAATCTCCTAGTTGTGGAGTTGCAACAGCTAGAGTGTTTGATGAAAATCATGGTTATACAGGTATTAAGGCTGACGGATTATTTGTTAGAGCTCTTAGGGAGTATGATCCATTATTACCAATAGAAGATGATGGAAAGCTTACAGATAAAACTTTAAAGGATCATTTTTTGCGTAAAGTCTTTTGTTATTATGATTTGAAAAGTGTTTTCATGAATTGCTCTAGTATTACTGAGATGATGGAGTATCATTCAAGACATAAAATACTACTGAGAATGCATAATAATAAGATCAAGAAAGTTTTAGGTAATATGCTCTCTGAGGCTGGCGGTAAGGCAGACCTTGATGAGATTAAACAAAAATATGTAGAGTTATTTATGCAGGCAATAGCATCTCCAGCAAAAAGAGGGGCTCACTATATGGCCTTACAAAATGTTTTACGTGAGATAAATAAGAAAATCTCTAAATCTCAACGCCAGTATCTTCAAGAGATATTAAATAAATATAAAGATTGCAAGATCTCATGGGATGTACCAGTAAGTATTATAAAGATGTATCTTTTAGAGCTTGAGTTACCTTACTTAGCTAAACAAAGCTATCTAAACCCATATCCTGAAGAGCTTATTTGA
- a CDS encoding MarC family protein, with translation MNFYTIFVTIFLLMDGIGNIPIFLSILRKYNPSDQRRIIIREMIIAFLILSLFFFCGKAILGLMNISVAAVQVSGGVILFVMALKMIYPSNENMRPEDDTDPFIVPLAIPLMAGPSSIAMVMIIAQHNSIGMWLSWLSIILACLATLLILLIAPFLKRILGRRGMRAIERLMGMILTIISTQMIITGVLQAIKYH, from the coding sequence ATGAACTTTTATACAATTTTTGTGACGATATTTCTACTAATGGATGGTATCGGTAATATCCCAATTTTCTTAAGTATTCTTAGAAAATATAACCCTAGTGATCAAAGAAGAATAATAATAAGAGAGATGATCATAGCCTTTTTGATACTTAGCCTATTTTTCTTTTGTGGTAAGGCAATCTTAGGATTAATGAACATCTCTGTTGCCGCAGTACAAGTATCTGGAGGTGTAATTTTATTCGTTATGGCACTAAAAATGATATACCCTAGCAATGAAAATATGAGACCAGAGGATGATACTGATCCTTTTATTGTTCCTCTCGCAATTCCCTTAATGGCTGGCCCATCAAGTATTGCTATGGTTATGATTATCGCTCAGCATAATAGTATAGGCATGTGGCTTAGCTGGCTATCGATAATCTTAGCTTGCCTTGCTACTTTATTAATTCTTCTAATCGCACCATTTCTAAAGCGTATATTAGGAAGAAGAGGTATGCGAGCAATTGAGAGACTTATGGGGATGATACTAACGATTATCAGTACACAAATGATAATAACGGGAGTTCTTCAAGCAATAAAATATCATTAA
- a CDS encoding ATP-grasp domain-containing protein, protein MAVKTTNSISEKIWGKKAIHIPNTTDIYGADLVSSFVDKYVTRTLCLLAKDHKIILPKKSQDEVEKIVAYFNKIGFEYISMDNFIFLHNEHYRFSTIVMNYADQISEFSNPEYTSLVPFTSATAVELLGIKYKKNYGLSEALSQFLNDKSFLRQMLHDKGILVPSVNIISTVSDDDYVKKALKIYRKYENKGIYECAVIMPRACSGYGIHRFQSEKELREILKLMRRVEIFMIDPWLDNLGSPAFQVSIGDKKEDDICLGLSDQMLDGQTHLGNKYKSEFSDEPAVIEMCDEVTEILRDMGVRGIVGVDLLIRKIDGKIVPYVLEVNARQTGAIYAGFLAYELRNGQDKPWVGHNNVIVPKDSTIDDYHRYLKSKGVDYKYGDSEGVIITCIGNLELNHKVMILVIADTDKRLNEILDIATSFE, encoded by the coding sequence ATGGCAGTAAAAACAACAAACTCTATTTCTGAGAAAATTTGGGGCAAAAAAGCTATTCATATACCAAATACTACAGATATATATGGGGCAGACTTAGTTAGCTCTTTTGTAGATAAATATGTTACGCGTACACTGTGCTTACTTGCTAAAGATCATAAGATAATCTTGCCTAAGAAAAGCCAAGATGAAGTTGAAAAGATTGTTGCTTATTTTAATAAGATTGGCTTTGAGTATATAAGTATGGACAACTTTATCTTTTTGCATAATGAGCATTATAGGTTTTCAACAATTGTTATGAATTATGCAGATCAGATTTCAGAATTTAGTAATCCTGAGTATACTAGTCTTGTACCTTTTACTTCAGCTACCGCAGTTGAGTTGCTTGGCATTAAATATAAGAAAAACTATGGCCTATCAGAGGCGTTATCGCAGTTTTTAAATGATAAATCTTTCTTAAGACAGATGTTACATGATAAAGGAATACTTGTTCCTAGTGTAAATATAATCTCAACAGTTTCTGATGATGACTATGTTAAAAAAGCCCTAAAAATATATCGTAAATATGAAAACAAAGGTATATATGAGTGTGCTGTAATTATGCCTAGAGCATGTTCAGGTTATGGTATTCATAGATTCCAAAGTGAAAAAGAGTTAAGAGAGATTTTAAAACTTATGCGAAGAGTGGAAATATTTATGATTGATCCTTGGCTGGATAATCTTGGATCACCTGCGTTTCAAGTAAGTATTGGAGATAAGAAAGAGGACGATATTTGTTTAGGACTTAGTGATCAGATGTTAGATGGTCAAACTCATTTAGGAAACAAGTATAAATCAGAATTTAGTGATGAACCTGCTGTTATTGAAATGTGTGATGAAGTAACAGAGATTCTACGTGATATGGGAGTTCGTGGGATTGTTGGGGTTGATCTTTTGATACGTAAGATAGATGGTAAAATAGTTCCATATGTCTTAGAGGTTAATGCAAGACAGACTGGTGCAATATACGCAGGATTTTTGGCTTATGAGTTGCGTAATGGTCAAGATAAACCTTGGGTTGGGCATAACAATGTAATTGTACCGAAAGATTCAACAATAGATGATTATCATAGATATTTGAAATCTAAAGGTGTTGATTATAAATATGGCGATAGTGAAGGGGTTATTATTACATGTATAGGAAATCTTGAGCTTAATCATAAAGTTATGATTTTAGTTATTGCTGATACTGATAAGCGACTAAATGAGATTCTAGATATAGCGACATCATTTGAATAG